A single window of Polyodon spathula isolate WHYD16114869_AA chromosome 2, ASM1765450v1, whole genome shotgun sequence DNA harbors:
- the LOC121301502 gene encoding kelch-like protein 8: MASGDMVPEHAKQYKLKEKKPRAKSLEGESEADGTFTFEAHEAWKDFHNSLRQFYEARELCDITLKIGSKLIPCHKLVLACVIPYFKAMFLSDMAEAKQDLVEIKDFDADAIRDLVKFAYSSKLTLTVDNVQPLLYAACILQVELVARACCEYMKAHFHPSNCLAVRTFAEIHHRVDLMDMADRYACEHFNEVVECEDFPCVSPQHLRTLLSSSDLSIDNEKQVYSAAVKWLKANPQHHDAWLDEILSQVRLPLLPVDFLMGTVVKEEMIKQNLNCRDLLDEARNYHLHLSNTAVPDFEYSIRTTPRKYTAGVLFCVGGRGGSGDPFRSIECYSVSTNSWFFGPEMNSRRRHVGVISVGGKVYAVGGHDGSEHLGSMEMFDPAINKWMMLASMNTKRRGIALAALGGPIYAIGGLDDNSCFNDVERYDLESDRWSAVAPMNTPRGGVGSVALGTHVYAVGGNDGVASLSSVERYDPHLDKWTEVKEMGQRRAGNGVGKLNGCLYVVGGFDDNSPLSSVERFDPRTNCWEYVAELTTPRGGVGVATLMGKIFAVGGHNGNVYLNTVEAYDPVLNRWELVGSVSHCRAGAGVAACSCLVSQIRFVGQGSSSVADCM, translated from the exons ATGGCTTCAGGTGACATGGTACCTGAGCATGCTAAGCAATACAAGCTGAAGGAAAAGAAGCCGCGGGCAAAGTCCCTGGAAGGGGAATCAGAGGCCGATGGCACGTTCACTTTCGAGGCACACGAAGCTTGGAAAGATTTTCACAACTCTCTGCGCCAATTCTACGAAGCAAGGGAACTTTGTGACATCACGCTAAAG ATAGGCAGTAAGCTGATACCATGCCACAAGCTGGTGCTGGCCTGTGTGATCCCCTACTTCAAGGCAATGTTCCTGTCTGACATGGCTGAAGCTAAACAGGACCTGGTTGAGATCAAAGACTTTGACGCAGATGCCATCAGGGACTTGGTGAAGTTTGCCTATTCCTCCAAGCTCACCCTGACTGTGGACAACGTGCAGCCGCTGCTCTATGCGGCCTGCATCCTTCAAGTGGAGCTGGTGGCCAGGGCCTGCTGCGAGTACATGAAGGCCCACTTCCACCCATCCAACTGCTTGGCCGTGCGGACCTTTGCTGAGATCCACCACCGGGTGGACCTGATGGACATGGCGGACCGCTATGCCTGCGAGCACTTCAACGAGGTGGTGGAGTGCGAGGACTTCCCCTGCGTCTCCCCGCAGCACCTGCGCACCCTGCTCTCCTCAAGTGACCTCAGCATCGACAACGAGAAGCAGGTCTACAGCGCAGCCGTCAAGTGGCTCAAGGCTAACCCACAGCATCATGACGCCTGGCTGGATGAGATCCTTTCACAG GTTCGTTTGCCTCTACTCCCTGTGGACTTCCTCATGGGAACTGTGGTCAAAGAAGAGATGATAAAACAAAACCTGAACTGCCGGGACCTACTGGATGAGGCCAGAAACTACCACCTTCATCTGAGCAACACAGCTGTGCCAGACTTTGAGTATTCCATACGCACCACCCCCAGGAAATACACAGCTG GCGTCCTGTTctgtgtgggggggagggggggttcgGGAGACCCTTTCCGCAGCATAGAATGTTACTCAGTCAGCACGAACAGCTGGTTCTTCGGCCCTGAGATGAACAGCAGACGGCGACATGTGGGCGTGATCTCAGTAGGAG gTAAAGTCTATGCGGTCGGGGGACATGATGGCAGCGAGCATTTAGGTAGTATGGAAATGTTCGACCCAGCGATTAATAAATGGATGATGCTGGCTTCAATGAACACCAAACG GAGAGGTATTGCTTTAGCTGCACTGGGAGGACCTATCTATGCAATCGGGGGACTGGATGACAATTCCTGCTTCAATGATGTGGAGAGATACGATCTTGAGTCTGACCGGTGGAGTGCTGTAGCTCCCATGAACACTCCCAGAGGGGGGGTTGGCTCTGTGGCACTGGGG ACCCATGTGTATGCTGTGGGAGGAAATGACGGTGTGGCCTCCTTGTCTAGTGTAGAGCGGTATGACCCCCACCTGGACAAGTGGACAGAAGTGAAGGAGATGGGACAGcggagggctggcaatggagttGGCAAGCTGAATGGCTGCTTGTATGTAGTGG GTGGGTTTGATGACAACTCCCCTCTGAGCTCTGTGGAGAGATTTGACCCTCGCACTAATTGCTGGGAGTACGTGGCAGAGCTGACCACACCACGAGGGGGGGTTGGAGTGGCCACACTAATGGGGAAAATCTTCGCTGTGGGGGGTCATAACGGAAATGTCTACCTTAACACAGTGGAGGCCTATGATCCTGTACTTAACAG GTGGGAGCTTGTTGGCTCGGTCTCTCATTGCCGGGCTGGGGCCGGTGTGGCTGCGTGCTCCTGTCTTGTCAGCCAGATCCGCTTTGTGGGTCAAGGATCCAGCAGTGTTGCGGACTGCATGTGA